One window of Cryptococcus neoformans var. grubii H99 chromosome 11, complete sequence genomic DNA carries:
- a CDS encoding CTD kinase subunit beta has product MIMTEVSSSASATHTKQYKPYFSPANVEKLSAKQRGKLSVSREERVRQQACGFIDAVGVRCGFPRRTIATAQTLYMRFHLFFPYKDFSYIEVALATLYVSSKLHDTLKKPRDIILASFPIRFPHLLRKGTIDPSVAQAHGLDSERARILSIERLVLESMAFKFSANDGLRPVIKIGKKLGLSKDFCKICWKVAVDSYRTPAPLSYPPHIIALGSIYTAALLTMESLSFETPEIMDQTRTPRWIVELLGNTGSWEEDYVAGVTHVDEVVHALLDLYHTVLSNPENQALQAPSPVSPKEPLGSIAPTLALSSSGTTAFPLSAFWTPQTLTKLKINLRERRGGLTTMLGWATEDTGETDKVAEGMGKNDVTIRFLWDEDLMAMRT; this is encoded by the exons ATGATTATGACAGAAGTCTCATCGTCAGCATCTGCAACCCACACGAAGCAGTACAAACCTTACTTCTCCCCGGCAAACGTCGAGAAGTTGTCGGCAAAACAACGAGGGAAACTCAGCGTATccagagaagaaagggttAGGCAGCAGGCATGTGGATTTATTGACGCGGTAGGGGTCAGATGTGGATT TCCAAGGCGAACGATCGCGACGGCCCAAACGCTATATATGCGattccatcttttctttccttaCAAAGATTTCAGCTATATT GAAGTCGCTCTAGCTACTCTCTACGTATCTTCAAAATTACACGACACTCTCAAGAAACCGCGCGACATCATTCTGGCTTCGTTCCCTATCCGCTTCCCGCACCTTCTCCGAAAAGGGACCATTGACCCATCTGTTGCGCAGGCTCATGGTCTGGATAGTGAACGCGCAAGGATATTGAGTATAGAAAGATTGGTTCTGGAAAGCATGGCTTTCAAATTCTCGGCGAATGATGGGCTAAGGCCTGTGATCAAAATAGGCAAGAAATTGGGGT TGAGCAAGGATTTTTGTAAAATTTGTTGGAAAGTGGCAGTGGATAG CTATCGAACACCAGCACCTCTATCTTACCCCCCCCACATCATCGCTCTAGGGTCTATATATACAGCTGCTCTTCTTACGATGGAGTCTCTTTCGTTCGAAACACCTGAGATCATGGACCAAACTAGAACACCTAGATGGATAGTTGAACTTTTGGGTAATACTGGGTcgtgggaagaagattatGTCGCTGGAGTAACGCATGTTGATG AGGTTGTGCATGCCTTACTGGACCTTTACCATACCGTCTTATCTAATCCAGAAAATCAAGCGCTTCAGGCGCCGTCGCCCGTTTCTCCAAAAGAGCCACTAGGGTCCATTGCTCCAACATTAGccctttcctcatcagGAACGACGGCCTTCCCTCTATCGGCTTTCTGGACACCGCAAACATTAACAAAGTTGAAAATCAATttaagagaaagaaggggtgGTCTTACTACCATGCTAGGTTGGGCGACTGAAGACACCGGTGAAACCGACAAGGTCGCAGAGGGGATGGGTAAAAATGATGTCACAATCAGGTTCCTATGGGACGAAGACCTGATGGCAATGCGCACGTGA
- a CDS encoding polyadenylation factor subunit 2: MTVPGHPLPGPSNPAANDTWRPSRYLEPLHPDNEEVLEQAAYQAAVTRSSGDDRKRKIKPRRTVDYQGGVQKWRMLNKLKGIHEFRPAIHPNPSDIVNFLPPVALRSNPSTSICDYWVHTSINKERSPTRVVRWTPDARRLLTGNDKGQFTLWNGASFNYESITQVHDDSIRSFTYSHNGQALVSADKGGTIKYFTPHLTNIHGFQGHREACHDVSWSPNDERFVTCGDDGLVKIWSYREAKEEKSLSGHGWDVRCVDWHPTKGLIVSGSKDMLVKFWDPRTGKDLSTLHSSKSTINTCRWSPDGHLVATAGQDSVIRLFDIRTFRELEVLKGHEKEVNCIEWHPIHHSLLVSGDALGTINYFSLLSPTPSTPITTLAAAHEDAVFSLSFHPLGHILCSGSKDFTARFWCRARPSGGQEFDKWHLTEEGAAQKELERITKREWGTNPFPANAANAAVGGGSGSDKQQVALPGLSNLVAAVNSVKSGPTTIGGGPPGLPGLGAPNAYAGTPPSRVSTPSSMGPPPPGGQGQGQGGQFPRGRAALPSQNDMLRHNHVPRGGFADRDRNGGGDRGGMDRGMDRDRDSRGGRQDPRGNQMYGRGPGGPPPGPPGPAPGGYNYPSAPPNYPPYPPSSYPPPPNNQSGYPPAPNYAMPPGPGAPPQNYPYNRPPQGPLQNNNPGGQGNYGASASGGYGQYGGGGGGGGGGGGNGGGYGRR; the protein is encoded by the exons ATGACAGTCCCCGGCCACCCGCTCCCAGGCCCCTCAAACCCCGCAGCAAACGATACATGGCGCCCGTCCCGCTACCTCGAACCCCTCCACCCGGACAACGAAGAGGTCCTCGAGCAGGCTGCCTACCAGGCCGCAGTCACCCGCTCCAGCGGCGACGACAGAAAGCGCAAGATAAAGCCGAGGAGGACAGTCGACTACCAGGGTGGCGTCCagaaatggagaatg CtgaacaagctcaaggGCATCCACGAATTCAGACCAGCCATACATCCCAACCCATCTGACATTGTCAAC TTCCTTCCGCCTGTAGCACTTCGCTCAAATCCATCGACGTCTATATGTGATTACTGGGTCCACACCTCGATAAATAAAGAACGTTCTCCGACCCGTGTCGTCAGA TGGACACCAGACGCCCGTCGTCTGCTCACAGGTAATGACAAGGGCCAGTTCACACTCTGGAACGGTGCCTCTTTCAATTACGAGTCCATTACTCAAGTACACGACGACTCTATCCGGTCCTTCACCTACTCACACAACGGCCAAGCGCTTGTTTCAGCCGACAAAGGCGGCACCATCAAGTACTTTACACCGCATCTGACAAATATACACGGTTTTCAGGGGCATCGAGAAGCCTGTCATGATGTTAGTTGGAGTCCGAACGATGAGCGTTTCGTGACCTGTGGCGATGATGGACTGGTCAAGATTTGGAGCTATAGAGAagccaaggaagaaaaaagtcTGAGTG GCCACGGTTGGGATGTGAGATGCGTCGATTGGCACCCCACAAAGGGTCTTATCGTTTCCGGTTCCAAAGATATGCTCGTCAAATTCTGGGACCCACGAACAGGCAAAGATCTCTCTACCCT CCactcttccaaatccaccATCAACACGTGTCGATGGTCCCCCGATGGCCATCTCGTGGCGACAGCCGGCCAAGATTCTGTCATTCGCCTCTTTGACATTCGTACCTTTCGCGAGTTGGAAGTCTTAAAGGGCCACGAAAAAGAAGTCAACTGCATCGAATGGCACCCGATCCATCACTCTCTCCTAGTTTCCGGCGATGCTCTCGGCACTATCAACTACTTTTCCCTCCTTTCTCCAACTCCATCTACACCGATCACCACTCTTGCAGCCGCCCATGAGGACGCAGTattctccctctctttccatccccttGGCCATATTCTCTGCTCGGGATCAAAAGACTTTACAGCAAGATTCTGGTGTCGTGCGAGACCGTCGGGCGGACAAGAATTCGATAAATGGCATCTTACCGAGGAAGGCGCTGCCCAGAAAGAACTGGAGCGTATCACAAAGCGTGAATGGGGGACGAACCCGTTTCCTGCCAACGCTGCAAATGCTGCAGTCGGTggcggcagcggcagcGATAAGCAGCAAGTCGCTTTGCCCGGCTTGTCCAACCTCGTTGCTGCTGTTAACAGCGTCAAGTCCGGCCCCACGACGATAGGCGGTGGGCCCCCCGGTCTTCCAGGGCTGGGTGCACCCAATGCCTATGCTGGCACCCCGCCATCGCGCGTATCCACCCCTTCATCCATGGGacctccccctcctggTGGCCAAGGACAAGGCCAAGGCGGTCAATTcccaagaggaagagcagcgCTTCCCAGCCAGAATGATATGCTTCGGCATAATCACGTCCCGCGTGGTGGGTTTGCAGATCGGGATAGGAATGGGGGAGGAGATAGAGGGGGGATGGATAGAGGTATGGATAGAGATAGAGATTcacgaggaggaagacagGATCCAAGAGGTAATCAGATGTATGGACGTGGGCCAGGGGGACCTCCTCCCGGTCCTCCAGGACCAGCACCAGGAGGATACAATTACCCCTCTGCTCCTCCCAACTATCCCCCTTACCCACCTTCATCctaccctcctcctcccaacaACCAATCAGGCTATCCGCCCGCGCCCAATTATGCTATGCCCCCCGGACCCGGTGCGCCTCCTCAAAATTATCCTTATAATCGACCTCCACAGGGACCTCTGCAGAATAATAATCCAGGTGGTCAAGGAAATTATGGCGCTTCCGCTTCCGGTGGGTATGGCCAGTacggcggcggtggtggtgggggcGGGGGTGGTGGGGGTAATGGTGGAGGGTACGGACGTAGATAG
- a CDS encoding amino oxidase: MRISLIRNMSNAYDSIILGAGWAGSVAAKELTSKGHRVLVLEARDRVGGRARTWTGGGAKIDIGCSWIHGYKEGNPARNIAKSLGVEARLPAAAEGVIYGPNGPLSAEEADALRASLGTAVASSKLPHPSPPPTTSLASALFSPNSALFSTASDQSLAKALARSLEVPLGLKLEKASLKWAGWETTTSYAGSDAAPEGGYQSLVTKVLESSKAEVKLNSPVTSIKETSSGVEVTTRSGETYSAASVLSTIPLGVLKSLPEDFFTPALPAHLRETIAGTHVGVLEKLLVQYPTAWWPNAEKVGSYTFLPTGPEPSASSTLEQVFEGSTLITANFAAPTLPGPTPTLLTYLSETPAKILLQHPTEKVAEAFHSFLVKRFSPSSPPPAPSASALTTWLTDPLSRGATTTPSIISTGERSPMDFKELSRPVWGGKLGFAGEHTEMENRGSVAGAVISGFREADRIDKWLAVRKE; encoded by the exons ATGCGAATATCCCTTATACGAAACATGTCCAACGCATACGattccatcatcctcggtGCAGGCTGGGCTGGGTCAGTCGCTGCCAAAGAGCTCACCTCCAAGGGACATCGCGTCCTTGTCCTCGAAGCCAGGGACAGGGTCGGCGGAAGAGCCCGTACTTGGACTGGTGGGGGCGCAAAGATTGATATTGGCTGTAGCTGGATCCATGGCTACAAGGAGGGCAACCCTGCTAGGAATATCGCAAAGTCTTTGGGTGTAGAGGCGCGTTTacctgctgctgctgagggTGTAATCTATGGGCCCAACG GCCCGCTTTCTGCCGAAGAAGCGGATGCACTGAGAGCATCCCTCGGTACCGCTGTGGCTTCATCTAAACTCCCCCACCCATCCCCTCCACCTACCACTTCCCTCGCCTCAGCCCTCTTCTCGCCCAACTCTGCATTGTTCAGCACTGCTTCTGACCAGTCATTGGCAAAGGCTCTTGCGCGTTCTCTCGAAGTCCCCTTGGGTCTCAAGCTTGAAAAGGCCTCCCTCAAGTGGGCCGGCTGGGAGACGACCACATCTTATGCCGGGTCGGATGCTGCCCCCGAAGGAGGCTACCAGTCTCTTGTAACCAAGGTGCTTGAGTCCTCCAAGGCTGAAGTCAAACTTAATTCTCCCGTTACTTCCATCAAGGAGACCTCCTCGGGCGTCGAAGTGACCACTCGGTCCGGTGAAACTTACTCTGCTGCCAGCGTACTTTCCACCATCCCATTGGGTGTGCTCAAGTCTCTCCCCGAAGACTTCTTCACCCCCGCTCTCCCTGCTCACTTGCGTGAGACTATTGCCGGTACCCATGTCGGTGTTCTCGAGAAACTTCTCGTCCAATATCCTACTGCCTGGTGGCCAAACGCCGAAAAAGTTGGTTCATACACTTTCCTCCCTACCGGACCTGAGCCCAGCGCCTCGTCTACCTTGGAACAAGTCTTTGAAGGGTCTACTTTGATCACTGCCAACTTTGCTGCGCCCACTCTTCCCGGTCCTACCCCTACACTCCTGACATACTTGTCTGAAACCCCTGCCAAGATCCTCTTGCAACACCCTACTGAAAAAGTCGCCGAGGCAttccactccttcctcgtcaagcgcttctccccttcttcccctcctcctgctccttccgCTTCTGCCCTTACCACATGGCTTACTGACCCTCTTTCTCGAGGTGCGACCACGACGCCTTCTATCATCAGTACGGGTGAGCGCAGTCCCATGGACTTTAAGGAGCTTTCTCGACCTGTTTGGGGAGGCAAGCTCGGCTTTGCGGGTGAGCACACTGAGATGGAGAACAGGGGTAGTGTCGCCGGCGCGGTTATTAGTGGTTTCAGAGAGGCGGACAGAATTGACAAGTGGCTGGCTGTGCGAAAAGAATAA
- a CDS encoding transcriptional adapter 2-alpha translates to MTVTQRKPRVDNAQNDSRPIIEPGIKYTCDFCHVDITHTVRIKCAMKQCEEVDLCPTCFCEGKEGLQHKAWHDYMVVEQNSQPIFTPDWGADEELLLISGLIQNGLGNWAEVAQHVGTRTKEECEQHYLQVYLGVGEHGEDLRVKEREQDEEMDESKRRRREFMPPMDRSFPYDPDEFQQRKKARIEELRKPQALPPSNAAPPVSAPTNHEIGGYMPARLEFEHEVDNDAEMAVKDMEFGLVMQYGGDEQPQAKITRPPDEEEEGDEDEEGEDEKGVEKKGKVKKEKQKEDEKEDKPVSPAVEDPDELEVKLAMMDIYFSKLDKREDAKEIIFDRGLTEYRAIQAQEKKLTKEERELVQRYKPFAKLQTAEDFEVLVEGLIYEQTLRKRIAELQEYRRMGITTAAEADVYDNVKNTRAMEFPTQKPAEVLPSGARINAGQHRFLHGTMSTPLPDAKTREPTPRAVPAVGRKPPQPLNLANSASLDLLSSEEQSLCSTLRVLPKPYLTIKELYIRENERRQGLLRRRDARKMLNIDVNKSGRIFDFLVQSGMLVLAYEPQGKGKASLQAAAAAVAHGAANGMTTMDGQSQGKDMLMERVNGLGMTNGLNKPITHEIRLNG, encoded by the exons ATGACTGTCACGCAGAGGAAGCCGAGGGTGGATAATGCCCAAAACGATAGCCGACCCA TTATTGAGCCAGGTATCAAGTATACGTGTGATTTCT GCCATGTGGATATCACCCATACCGTACGTATAAAATGCGCTATGAAGCAATGCGAGGAGGTCGATCTCTGTCCAACTTGCTTTTGCGAGGGTAAAGAAGGCTTGCAACATAAGGCATGGCATGACTATATGGTTGTT GAACAAAACTCTCAACCGATATTCACCCCAGATTGGGGAGCCGACGAAGAGCTACTGTTAATATCTGGCCTCATTCAAAACGGTCTGGGCAACTGGGCTGAAGTGGCGCAACATGTCGGGACAAGAACTAAAGAAGAATGCGAACAACATTACCTTCAAGTTTACCTTGGTGTGGGCGAACACGGAGAGGACCTGAGggtgaaagagagggaacaagatgaggagatggatgagtCCAAGAGACGTAGAAGGGAATTCATGCCT CCTATGGACAGGAGCTTCCCTTATGATCCAGATGAATTCCAGCAACGCAAAAAAGCTCGGATAGAGGAACTTCGTAAACCGCAAG CTTTACCGCCGTCCAACGCTGCCCCACCAGTCTCGGCACCCACAAATCACGAAATCGGCGGTTACATGCCGGCTCGTCTCGAATTCGAGCACGAAGTAGACAATGATGCCGAAATGGCTGTAAAGGATATGGAGTTTGGACTCGTAATGCAATATGGCGGTGACGAACAACCACAGGCAAAGATCACTCGTCCTccagatgaagaagaggaaggagacgaagacgaagagggagaagatgaaaagggcgtggaaaaaaagggaaaagtgaaaaaggaaaagcaaaaggaagatgaaaaggaagacaaACCGGTATCCCCTGCGGTCGAAGATCCCGACGAACTGGAAGTGAAGCTTGCAATGATGGACATTTATTTCTCAAAGTTGGACAAGAGAGAGGATGCCAAGGAGATCATATTTGATAGGGGATTAACAGAGTATCGGGCT ATACAAGCGCAAGAAAAGAAACTTaccaaggaggagagagagttGGTACAACGTTATAAACCATTTGCAAAGTTGCAAACTGCCGAAGACTTTGAAGTTCTTGTGGAAGGTTTGATCT ACGAACAAACTCTTCGAAAGCGGATAGCGGAACTCCAGGAATACCGTCGCATGGGAATAACGACAGCAGCTGAAGCGGATGTCTATGATAATGTGAAGAATACACGC GCCATGGAATTCCCCACACAAAAGCCAGCAGAAGTCTTACCGTCTGGTGCGAGAATCAACGCCGGTCAACACAGGTTCTTACACGGTACCATGTCTACGCCTCTTCCAGATGCGAAAACTCGAGAGCCTACGCCCAGAGCCGTCCCTGCAGTTGGACGCAAACCTC CTCAACCACTCAACCTTGCCAATTCGGCCTCTCTCGATCTCCTTTCATCCGAAGAACAATCACTTTGTTCTACCCTCCGCGTTTTGCCCAAACCTTATCTCACTATCAAAGAGCTGTATATACGTGAGAATGAGCGCCGTCAAGGTCTGCTGAGGCGGCGAGACGCGAGAAAGATGTTGAATATCGACGTCAACAAGAGTGGGAGGATATTCGACTTTCTGGTCCAAAGCGGGATGCTGGTGTTGGCTTATGAGCCGCAGGGCAAAGGGAAGGCTAGTTTGCAAGCAGCCGCTGCCGCCGTAGCGCATGGAGCCGCGAACGGTATGACAACTATGGACGGACAATCACAAGGGAAGGACATGTTAATGGAAAGGGTGAATGGGCTGGGGATGACGAATGGGTTGAATAAGCCCATAACGCATGAGATTAGGCTCAATGGATGA
- a CDS encoding small subunit ribosomal protein S20, which translates to MAEYKEDLEKTGAGAQKIHKIRITLTSKNVKPLEKFCADLINRAKDRDLNVRGPVRLPTKVLKHTTRKSPCGEGSKTWDRYQMRIHKRLIDLNSSADVVKQITSISLEPGVEVEVTIAA; encoded by the exons ATGGCCGAGTACAAGGAAGACCTCGAAAAGACTGGCGCCGGTGCCCAGAAGATCCACAAGATCAGGATCACCTTGACCTCCAAGAACGTCAAGCCTCTTGAGAAGT TCTGTGCCGACCTCATCAACCGTGCCAAGGACCGAGACCTCAACGTCAGGGGCCCCGTCCGACTCCCCACCAAGGTCCTCAAGCACACTACCAGGAAGTC TCCTTGTGGTGAGGGTTCCAAGACCTGGGACAGGTACCAGATGCGAATCCACAAGCGTCTCATCGACCTCAACTCTTCTGCCGACGTCGTCAAGCAGAtcacctccatctccctcgAGCCCGgagttgaggttgaggttACCATTGCTGCTTAA
- a CDS encoding tRNA pseudouridine(55) synthase: MPKALPTPTLPLNGLFPIAKPSGKSSMRVIDRITPLLLDSKLFDDPVKRAQPQMKGKRKKNLTQFGLKIGQGGTLDPLADGVLVLGVNRGTKHLNQFLECSKEYESIGLIGATTTSMDADDPVLSTAPWEHITREDVEKVLDRFRGEIMQVPPIFSALKMDGKPLYEYARESKPLPRPIPARKCQVSIELIDFTPASVTPGDGGHDYHWPEKRLTSEEKETFRKLTEIVHNAQTGPVEAAETSGNKDQVEEEKAKVVEPLVPDLDAPEYPEISPKNGLRPPTFTVRMTVSSGTYVRSIVNDIGLALGCGAHVVKLTRTRQGEFSLYGDEEVLSAASVSASAGGEEASVNEDRREAPGPSGGSIPWAVWERALAERDEMIKREKLEKEEAIMAGMSAEEIHQVYNPEAIKQRRWEGGWKEWEVEVLKRFKPVPVPINGGHGFRI, encoded by the exons ATGCCTAAGGCTCTTCCTACCCCCACTTTGCCCCTCAATGGCCTTTTCCCTATCGCTAAACCTTCAGGCAAAAGCTC TATGAGAGTTATTGACAGAATAACGCCACTTCTGCTCGACTCTAAACTGTTTGACGATCCCGTGAAGCGTGCTCAGCCGCAAATGAAGGGAAAACGTAAGAAGAATCTAACTCAGTTTGGTCTCAAAATTGGTCAAGGAGGAACTCTTGATCCTTTGGCCGATGGCGTTTTAG TTCTGGGTGTTAACCGGGGCACAAAACATTTGAATCAGTTCCTTGAGTGTAGCAAG GAATATGAAAGCATAGGTTTGATTGGTGCAACGACCACATCCATGGACGCGGACGATCCTGTTCTGTCTACTGCCCCTTGGGAACACATCACTCGAGAGGATGTTGAAAAAGTTTTAGATCGATTTCGAGGCGAGATCATGCAGGTGCCTCCCAT CTTCTCTGCTTTGAAGATGGACGGTAAGCCGCTCTACGAGTATGCTCGAGAATCAaaacctcttcctcgaccCATTCCCGCACGAAAGTGCCAGGTCTCCATCGAACTAATAGATTTTACACCTGCATCCGTCACTCCTGGTGACGGTGGGCATGATTATCACTGGCCAGAGAAAAGGCTTACAtctgaagagaaggaaaccTTCAGGAAATTGACCGAGATTGTGCACAATGCACAAACGGGTCCTGTTGAAGCTGCAGAAACTTCTGGAAATAAAGAtcaagtggaagaggaaaaagcaAAGGTTGTAGAACCTCTGGTGCCCGATCTTGACGCTCCTGAATATCCCGAAATCTCACCAAAGAACGGTTTGCGTCCCCCTACCTTTACTGTCCGTATGACAGTTTCAAGCGGAACCTATGTCAGGTCGATCGTCAATGATATTGGATTAGCACTTGGCTGCGGTGCCCATGTCGTTAAATTGACCAGAACAAGGCAAGGAGAGTTTAGTCTCTAcggtgatgaagaggtttTGAGCGCGGCATCTGTCTCTGCCTCGGCTGGAGGCGAAGAAGCCAGTGTGAATGAGGACAGGCGAGAAGCCCCAGGTCCTTCTGGTGGCAGTATTCCTTGGGCAGTCTGGGAACGTGCCCTTGCTGAGAGGGATGAGATGATTAAGAGGGAaaagctggagaaggaagaagctatCATGGCGGGGATGAGTGCAGAGGAAATTCATCAGGTCTATAATCCTGAGGCTATCaagcaaagaagatgggagggagggtggaaagaatgggaagtAGAGGTGTTGAAGCGGTTCAAGCCTGTGCCTGTGCCCATCAATGGGGGTCATGGATTTAGAATTTAA
- a CDS encoding aldo-keto reductase, translated as MSLSLDSTIKLASGNLIPRLGFGVYQARSKECEDAVKKAIDIGYRHVDTAQGYHNEENVGRAIRDSGVPRSSVFLTSKYMPSHTVYSPTEVLDVVRKSLNKVDRCGGDKPYIDLMLIHAPWGGEEGRKNNWEALTMAQKEGWVKDIGVSNFGVHHLKALPPPVPAVNQIELHPFCQQRNIVKYCEEHGIAIEAYSPLVRANKKYYDNAVLVKVAKKHGKEVAQVLLRWSLQKGYIPLPKSVTPSRIESNAALYDFKLDQEDMAEIDGLDKGSEGAISWNPVNHE; from the exons ATGTCATTATCTCTTGATTCCACCATCAAACTTGCCAGCGGAAATCTCATCCCTCGCCTTGGGTTTGGTGTGTATCAGGCCCGCTCCAAAGAATGTGAGGACGCAGTCAAAAAGGCCATTGATATTGGTTACCGGCATG TGGACACTGCGCAGGGATATCATAACGAAGAAA ATGTTGGGCGTGCCATACGCGACTCTGGCGTACCGCGCTCTTCGGTCTTTTTGACCAGCAAATACATGCCTTCCCATACTGTATATTCACCCACAGAAGTTTTGGATGTCGTTCGCAAGTCCTTGAACAAGGTGGATCGCTGTGGAGGCGACAAGCCCTACATCGACTTGATGCTGATTCATGCTCCatggggaggagaagaaggtagaAAGAATAACTGGGAAGCCTTGACGATGGCGCAGAAAGAAGGTTGGGTGAAGGATATAGGAGTCTCCAACTT CGGTGTCCACCATCTCAAAgctctccctccccctGTACCAGCCGTTAATCAAATTGAATTGCACCCTTTTTGCCAGCAACGTAATATAGTCAAGTACTGTGAAGAACACGGGATCGCCATCGAGGCTTATTCGCCTCTAGTAAGGGCTAACAAGAAGTACTATGATAACGCGGTGCTGGTCAAGGTTGCAAAGAAGCATGGGAAGGAAGTGGCTCAAGTCTTGCTTAGATGGAGTCTTCAGAAAGG CTATATCCCTCTTCCCAAGTCCGTCACACCGTCTCGTATCGAGTCGAATGCCGCCCTTTATGATTTCAAATTGGATCAGGAAGATATGGCAGAGATCGATGGCTTGGATAAAGGTTCTGAAGGTGCCATTTCATGGAATCCTGTTAATCATGAGTAG
- a CDS encoding multifunctional methyltransferase subunit TRM112 translates to MVRLITHNMLACHVKNCTKDNFPLVFSEVELVERPAPINPDFIKRFLPKLDWKALVDTARSLGDTSLPDTMPENWTDEEIQALHHVLFELHVEEGIMTCRGCGHAYPVSNGIPNMLLAEHEVGR, encoded by the exons ATGGTCAGATTAATCACACATAACATGCTTGCTTGCCATGTCA aGAACTGCACAAAGGACAACTTTcccctcgtcttctcagAGGTAGAGCTCGTTGAACGACCGGCGCCTATCAATCCCGATTTCATCAAGCGGTTCTTGCCCAAGCTCGATTGGAAGGCTTTGGTGGATACTGCTCGGTCT CTCGGTGATACTAGTCTCCCCGATACCATGCCTGAAAACTGGACAGATGAGGAAATACAAGCTTTACACCATGTCCTTTTCGAG TTGCatgtggaggaaggaatcATGACATGTCGAGGATGTGGCCATGCGTACCCTGTCTCTAACGGTATCCCCAATATG TTGCTCGCTGAGCACGAGGTTGGCAGATGA